In one Alnus glutinosa chromosome 12, dhAlnGlut1.1, whole genome shotgun sequence genomic region, the following are encoded:
- the LOC133852546 gene encoding polygalacturonase-like translates to MAKLSTLFYRLFFFLVCFSHDPSSYANAIFKVYNVINYGAKPDGITDSTLGFLNAWGAACASVNSTIITVPKGTYALASLAFKGEHCKSSGITFRIDGTLVAKADYRVLAQPNTWLSFEAVTGVSIVGGTLDAKGPPLWACKAATTNCPTGATTLTFTNSKKIRIEGLMSENSQMFHIVFNGCQNVHVERVKIMAAGDSPNTDGIHVQLSQDVTIMKSTIKTGDDCISIGPGTKNLWIERVRCGPGHGISIGSLAKEMEEAGVENVTVRKAVFVGTQNGLRIKSWARPSNGFVQRVRFLGALMKNVQNPILIDQSYCPHNINCPSQVSGVKVSNVMYRGIRGTSATQIAIKFDCSSKNPCSGIRLENVNLTCPNQVAQSFCTNAIGKNLGLVQPKSCL, encoded by the exons ATGGCCAAGCTTTCAACTCTGTTTTAcagacttttcttcttccttgtcTGTTTCTCCCACGACCCATCATCCTATGCAAATGCAATATTTAAGGTTTATAATGTCATAAATTATGGAGCTAAACCCGATGGCATAACGGACTCCACCTTGGGCTTCCTTAATGCATGGGGTGCGGCCTGTGCTTCAGTAAATTCTACCATCATAACTGTGCCAAAAGGAACCTACGCGCTTGCCTCTCTGGCCTTTAAAGGTGAGCACTGCAAAAGCTCTGGTATCACTTTCCGGATTGATGGAACGTTAGTGGCTAAGGCGGATTATCGTGTGCTTGCCCAGCCTAATACCTGGCTTAGCTTTGAAGCTGTTACCGGCGTTTCCATTGTTGGAGGAACACTGGATGCCAAAGGGCCACCCTTGTGGGCTTGCAAAGCTGCTACTACCAACTGTCCCACAGGAGCCACG ACGTTGACCTTTACCAATTCTAAAAAGATAAGGATTGAGGGATTAATGTCAGAAAACAGTCAGATGTTCCATATTGTGTTTAACGGCTGCCAAAACGTACATGTTGAAAGAGTGAAAATCATGGCCGCCGGTGACAGTCCGAACACAGATGGCATTCATGTCCAATTATCACAAGATGTCACAATAATGAAATCTACCATAAAAACGGGGGATGATTGCATCTCCATTGGCCCCGGAACGAAGAACTTGTGGATTGAACGCGTCAGATGCGGCCCCGGTCACGGCATTAG CATAGGAAGTCTTGCAAAGGAAATGGAAGAGGCAGGGGTCGAAAATGTGACAGTTAGGAAGGCTGTTTTTGTTGGTACCCAAAATGGGTTGAGAATAAAGTCGTGGGCTAGGCCTAGCAATGGATTCGTCCAACGGGTCCGCTTTTTAGGAGCTCTTATGAAGAATGTCCAGAATCCCATTCTTATAGACCAAAGTTATTGCCCTCACAACATCAACTGCCCTAGTCAA gTGTCGGGTGTAAAAGTCAGTAATGTGATGTACAGAGGCATTCGAGGAACATCAGCAACACagattgcaataaaatttgattgtagTTCCAAGAATCCTTGCAGTGGGATTCGACTCGAAAACGTCAATTTGACTTGTCCGAATCAAGTGGCTCAATCATTTTGTACCAACGCAATTGGGAAGAACCTTGGCTTAGTCCAACCTAAGAGTTGTTTGTAA